The following coding sequences lie in one Apium graveolens cultivar Ventura chromosome 1, ASM990537v1, whole genome shotgun sequence genomic window:
- the LOC141666074 gene encoding uncharacterized protein LOC141666074 — protein sequence MLKKRAFTCSICRASCPLLKYSITPLANDFTSHSHLSTNPNSIPSKPKSHFPNPPHAKLPHLLLEKSKVGFDKLDDALFLFDQMLHLKPLPNVINFNQLLAALVKMKQYAVAVSMFRIICVQNIPVDIFTLNTTINCFCHLNRLDYAFSLLAAIIKRGFLSDVVTYTTLIRGLISQDNPMEAQLLFTNLIRFQVIQPNVVTYTTIIDGLCKRGHPSVAVKLFKYMDKKGCKPNTVTYTTIIDCLCKFRLVDQALALLRQMTQKSIMPNVRTYNSLIKGMCDFNRWQDVNGLLREMDTSNISHDVHTFNILVDAYGKEGMIEDAEYVIELMIQRGHCPNVVTYNSLMDGYCLRGEVDEALTVLQTMKTRRLEPDTFSYNILINGYCKKLKVDRAIDLFQQLPSEGLTPTIETYSTILQGFFRTGRHVEARRFF from the coding sequence ATGCTGAAGAAGAGGGCCTTCACTTGTTCGATTTGTAGAGCCAGTTGTCCATTATTAAAATATTCCATCACTCCTTTAGCAAACGATTTTACTTCACATTCTCACTTATCAACTAATCCTAATTCTATTCCCTCTAAACCCAAATCTCATTTTCCTAATCCACCTCATGCCAAACTTCCACATTTACTCCTCGAGAAATCAAAGGTTGGTTTCGACAAGCTCGATGATGCTCTTTTTTTGTTTGATCAAATGCTCCACTTGAAACCTCTGCCTAATGTTATTAATTTTAATCAGCTATTAGCTGCCCTCGTCAAAATGAAACAATATGCCGTAGCCGTCTCCATGTTTAGGATTATCTGCGTTCAAAACATTCCTGTTGATATTTTTACCCTTAACACTACTATCAATTGTTTTTGTCATTTGAATCGTCTTGATTATGCCTTCTCTTTGTTGGCTGCAATCATCAAGCGCGGTTTTCTTTCTGATGTGGTTACTTATACTACTCTCATTAGGGGCCTTATTTCCCAGGATAACCCCATGGAGGCTCAGCTTTTGTTTACCAACCTCATCAGATTTCAAGTTATTCAACCCAATGTTGTCACCTATACCACTATTATTGACGGTCTCTGCAAGAGAGGTCATCCTTCTGTGGCTGTTAAGTTGTTCAAGTATATGGACAAGAAAGGTTGCAAGCCTAATACAGTAACTTATACCACAATCATTGACTGTTTATGTAAATTTAGATTAGTCGATCAAGCATTGGCTCTCCTCCGTCAAATGACTCAGAAAAGTATAATGCCAAATGTTAGAACTTATAACTCGTTAATCAAAGGCATGTGCGACTTTAATAGATGGCAGGATGTCAATGGATTGTTAAGAGAGATGGATACTAGCAACATCAGTCATGATGTGCATACATTTAATATATTGGTTGATGCATATGGCAAAGAAGGAATGATTGAAGATGCAGAATATGTGATTGAGTTGATGATCCAAAGAGGCCACTGTCCTAATGTAGTCACTTACAATTCACTCATGGATGGATACTGCTTGCGGGGAGAAGTTGATGAAGCATTAACAGTGCTCCAAACCATGAAGACAAGGAGATTAGAGCCCGACACTTTTAGCTATAATATCCTGATCAATGGTTATTGCAAAAAGTTGAAAGTGGACAGAGCAATAGATCTTTTTCAACAATTGCCCAGTGAAGGTTTGACACCGACTATTGAGACTTACAGTACTATATTGCAAGGGTTTTTTCGCACAGGTAGACATGTGGAAGCACGGAGGTTTTTTTAG